One window of Verrucomicrobiota bacterium genomic DNA carries:
- a CDS encoding type II secretion system protein produces the protein MKTPLQSPHARSFSRPPGFTLIELLVVIAIIAILAGMLLPTLARSKFRAKVVNCTSHYRQWGIAVTMYANENREVLPTWEMGGTGLNPWDVPTNMIPALEPYGLNVPMWFCPVRPGEFTEANNWYKAKFKGASLNKPEDLLKYFQRAYGYFAILSHSWWVPRSIGGGQFFPVLPKKGDEPGGINSPNGWPRRTEDARAALRPILTDICIQGADSKPDINKAVAGHPYRGKVDSVNTMWADGHVETRIRAKLLHTYSGNAHSFY, from the coding sequence ATGAAGACACCCTTGCAGTCGCCTCATGCGAGGTCTTTCTCACGCCCTCCCGGATTCACCCTGATCGAGCTTCTGGTTGTGATCGCGATCATCGCCATCCTCGCGGGAATGTTGCTACCGACCCTCGCACGCTCCAAGTTTCGCGCCAAAGTCGTGAATTGCACGTCCCATTACCGGCAGTGGGGCATTGCCGTGACGATGTACGCCAACGAGAATCGTGAAGTGCTGCCAACCTGGGAAATGGGCGGCACCGGACTCAATCCGTGGGACGTGCCGACGAACATGATTCCAGCCCTGGAACCTTATGGGCTGAATGTGCCGATGTGGTTCTGCCCCGTGCGCCCGGGCGAATTCACCGAGGCGAACAACTGGTACAAGGCCAAGTTCAAGGGGGCTTCGCTGAACAAACCGGAAGATCTTCTAAAGTATTTCCAGCGTGCCTACGGCTATTTCGCCATTCTTTCCCACAGTTGGTGGGTGCCAAGGTCGATTGGCGGCGGCCAGTTCTTTCCGGTGCTGCCGAAAAAAGGTGACGAACCGGGAGGCATCAACTCACCCAATGGCTGGCCGCGGCGCACGGAAGATGCCCGCGCGGCGCTGCGCCCGATCCTCACGGACATCTGCATTCAAGGCGCCGACAGCAAGCCCGACATCAACAAAGCCGTGGCGGGGCACCCGTATCGCGGAAAAGTGGACTCGGTCAACACGATGTGGGCCGATGGTCACGTGGAAACGCGAATCCGCGCCAAATTGCTGCACACCTATTCTGGAAATGCACACAGCTTCTACTAA